A region from the Medicago truncatula cultivar Jemalong A17 chromosome 6, MtrunA17r5.0-ANR, whole genome shotgun sequence genome encodes:
- the LOC11419688 gene encoding ABC transporter B family member 15, translated as MGGGDQKNVSINVKKKKNGSFRSIFMHADVLDCFFMAFGLIGAIGDGLMTPLVLFITSRIMNSIGTISGSSSTNFVHNINENALVLLYLACASFAACFLEGYCWTRTGERQAARMRARYLKAVLRQEVAYFDLHVTSTSEVITSVSNDSLVIQDVLSEKVPNFLMNASMFIGSYIVAFALLWRLAIVGFPFVVLLVIPGFMYGRTLMGLARKMREEYNQAGTIAEQAISSIRTVYSFAGESKTIAAFSNALEGSVKLGLKQGLAKGLAIGSNGVVFAIWSFMSFYGSRMVMYHGAKGGTVFAVGASLALGGLALGAGLSNVKYFSEASVAGERIMEMIKRVPKIDSENIEGEILEKVLGEVEFNHVEFVYPSRPESVVLNDFCLKVPSGKTVALVGGSGSGKSTVVSLLQRFYDPIGGEILLDGVAIHKLQLKWLRSQMGLVSQEPALFATSIMENILFGREDATYEEIVDAAKASNAHNFISMLPQGYDTQVGERGVQMSGGQKQRIAIARAIIKMPKILLLDEATSALDSESERVVQEALDKAAVGRTTIIIAHRLSTIQNADIIAVVQNGKIMETGSHESLMQNENSLYTSLVRLQQTRNDQTDDTPSIMNRGHMQNTSSRRLVSRSSSSFNSMTHGGDDILNYNNVVEDIVNNVVVVDDRNNHNSINNTKKEKVKVPSFRRLLAMNVPEWKQACLGCINAVLFGAIQPVYSFALGSVVSVYFLEDHDEIKKQIRIYVFCFLGLAVISLVVNVLQHYSFAYMGEYLTKRVRERMFSKILTFEVGWFDEDRNSTGSVCSRLAKDANVVRSLVGDRLALVVQTISAVVIAFTMGLIIAWRLAIVMIAVQPVIICCFYTRRVLLKNMSSKAIKAQDECSKIAAEAVSNLRTINAFSSQDRILKMLEKAQQGPSHESIRQSWFAGIGLACSQSLNFCTWALDFWYGGKLVSQGYISAKALFETFMILVSTGRVIADAGSMTNDLAKGSDAVGSVFAVLDRYTKIEPDDLESYQAEKLIGKIELRDVYFSYPARPNVMIFQGFSIKIDAGKSTALVGESGSGKSTIIGLIERFYDPLKGIVTIDGRDIKTYNLRSLRKHIALVSQEPTLFSGTIRENIAYGAYDDTVDESEIIEASKASNAHDFISSLKDGYDTLCGDRGVQLSGGQKQRIAIARAILKNPEVLLLDEATSALDSQSEKLVQDALERVMVGRTSVVVAHRLSTIQNCDLIAVLDKGSVVEKGTHSSLLSKGPSGAYYSLVSLQRRPTNITIDSSHEIN; from the exons ATGGGTGGTGGTGATCAGAAAAATGTTTCCATTAAtgttaagaaaaagaaaaatggttcTTTTAGGTCCATTTTCATGCATGCTGATGTTCTTGATTGTTTTTTCATGGCTTTTGGTTTGATTGGTGCCATTGGTGATGGACTAATGACTCCTTTGGTTTTGTTTATCACAAGCAGAATTATGAACTCTATTGGTACTATTTCTGGCTCATCAAGCACCAATTTTGTACATAACATCAATGag AATGCTCTTGTTTTGTTATATTTGGCATGTGCCTCTTTTGCTGCTTGCTTCCTAG AGGGTTATTGTTGGACAAGAACAGGTGAAAGACAAGCTGCAAGAATGAGAGCTAGATACTTAAAAGCAGTTCTAAGACAAGAAGTAGCATACTTTGATTTGCATGTTACAAGCACATCAGAAGTCATCACAAGTGTCTCTAACGACAGCCTAGTGATTCAAGATGTTCTTAGTGAAaag GTTCCAAATTTTTTGATGAATGCATCTATGTTCATTGGAAGCTACATAGTGGCATTTGCATTGTTATGGAGATTAGCAATTGTTGGGTTCCCTTTTGTGGTACTACTTGTGATTCCTGGTTTCATGTATGGGAGAACTTTGATGGGATTGGCTAGAAAAATGAGAGAAGAGTACAATCAAGCCGGTACAATAGCAGAACAAGCAATATCTTCAATTAGAACTGTTTATTCCTTTGCAGGAGAAAGCAAAACCATAGCTGCTTTCTCTAATGCTTTGGAAGGATCAGTGAAGTTGGGATTGAAACAAGGCTTAGCTAAAGGCTTGGCCATAGGAAGCAATGGTGTTGTTTTTGCTATATGGTCCTTTATGTCCTTTTATGGTAGCAGAATGGTCATGTATCATGGTGCTAAAGGTGGTACTGTATTTGCTGTTGGAGCATCATTAGCACTTGGTGGATT GGCTTTAGGAGCTGGTTTATCAAATGTGAAGTACTTCTCAGAAGCAAGTGTTGCAGGAGAAAGAATAATGGAAATGATAAAAAGAGTTCCAAAGATAGATTCTGAAAACATCGAAGGTGAAATTCTAGAGAAAGTCTTAGGGGAAGTTGAGTTCAACCATGTTGAATTTGTGTATCCATCAAGACCAGAAAGTGTGGTCctaaatgatttttgtttaaaGGTTCCATCAGGGAAAACGGTTGCATTAGTAGGAGGAAGTGGTTCAGGAAAATCAACAGTTGTATCACTTTTGCAAAGATTTTATGATCCAATTGGTGGAGAGATTCTTCTTGATGGAGTTGCTATTCATAAGTTGCAACTTAAGTGGCTTAGGTCACAAATGGGTTTAGTAAGTCAAGAACCTGCTTTGTTTGCAACAAGCATTATGGAGAATATACTTTTTGGAAGAGAGGATGCTACATATGAAGAAATCGTGGATGCTGCTAAAGCTTCTAATGCtcataatttcatttcaatgttGCCACAAGGATATGATACTCAG GTTGGGGAGAGAGGAGTTCAGATGTCAGGGGGACAAAAACAAAGGATTGCCATTGCAAGAGCCATAATAAAAATGCCTAAAATTTTATTACTAGATGAAGCAACAAGTGCACTTGATTCTGAATCCGAACGAGTTGTTCAAGAAGCTCTAGACAAAGCGGCGGTTGGAcgcaccaccatcatcatcgcTCACCGCTTATCAACCATCCAAAATGCAGACATCATTGCAGTTGTCCAAAATGGTAAGATCATGGAAACGGGATCTCACGAAAGCCTCATGCAAAATGAAAATTCTCTTTACACCTCCCTCGTTCGTCTCCAACAAACTAGAAATGATCAAACTGATGACACTCCATCTATCATGAATAGAGGTCACATGCAAAACACGAGTAGTCGTAGACTCGTAAGTCGTTCTAGCAGCTCTTTCAACTCAATGACACATGGTGGTGATGATATCCTTAATTATAACAATGTTGTTGAAGATATTGTTAATAATGTTGTTGTAGTTGATGATCGCAATAATCATAATAGTATAAATAATACGAAAAAGGAGAAGGTCAAGGTTCCTTCGTTTCGAAGGTTGTTGGCTATGAATGTGCCTGAATGGAAGCAAGCATGTTTGGGTTGTATAAATGCAGTTTTATTCGGTGCAATTCAACCTGTATATTCGTTTGCATTGGGGTCGGTTGTATCAGTTTATTTTCTGGAGGACCATGATGAGATTAAGAAGCAAATTAGGATCTATGTGTTTTGTTTTCTAGGGTTGGCTGTTATCTCATTGGTTGTTAATGTACTTCAACATTATAGCTTTGCTTACATGGGAGAGTACTTGACTAAGAGGGTTAGAGAAAGGATGTTTTCCAAGATACTCACTTTTGAAGTTGGTTGGTTTGATGAAGATCGAAATTCTACAGGTTCTGTTTGCTCTAGACTTGCCAAAGATGCTAATGTG GTAAGATCTTTGGTGGGTGATAGATTGGCTCTAGTGGTACAAACAATTTCAGCAGTGGTAATAGCATTCACAATGGGACTAATCATTGCATGGAGACTCGCCATTGTTATGATAGCAGTTCAACCAGTTATCATATGTTGTTTCTATACAAGACGTGTCCTTCTTAAGAACATGTCAAGCAAAGCCATCAAGGCCCAAGATGAATGTAGCAAAATAGCTGCTGAAGCAGTTTCAAATCTAAGAACCATCAATGCTTTTTCATCTCAAGATAGAATTCTCAAAATGCTTGAAAAAGCACAACAAGGACCAAGCCATGAAAGTATTAGACAGTCCTGGTTTGCAGGTATTGGACTTGCATGTTCACAAAGTCTCAATTTTTGTACTTGGGCTTTGGACTTTTGGTATGGTGGAAAACTTGTGTCGCAAGGTTATATCTCGGCTAAGGCTTTATTCGAGACTTTTATGATTTTGGTAAGTACAGGAAGAGTTATTGCTGATGCAGGTAGCATGACAAATGATCTTGCTAAAGGCTCTGATGCCGTTGGATCGGTTTTTGCAGTCCTCGATCGGTATACAAAAATAGAGCCTGATGATTTAGAAAGTTACCAAGCTGAAAAGTTAATAGGAAAAATTGAACTTCGTGATGTATATTTTTCATATCCAGCTAGACCTAATGTTATGATTTTTCAAGGATTCTCGATTAAAATTGATGCAGGAAAATCAACGGCTTTGGTAGGGGAAAGTGGTTCTGGAAAATCGACAATCATAGGACTAATTGAGAGATTCTATGACCCACTTAAAGGGATAGTGACAATTGACGGTAGAGACATAAAGACATATAATCTCAGGTCATTGAGGAAACACATTGCCCTTGTGAGTCAAGAACCAACATTGTTTAGTGGTACCATAAGGGAAAATATTGCATATGGAGCTTATGATGATACGGTTGATGAGAGTGAGATTATAGAGGCATCAAAGGCTTCAAATGCTCATGATTTTATATCAAGCTTAAAAGATGGTTATGATACTTTGTGTGGTGACAGAGGAGTTCAACTTAGTGGTGGTCAAAAACAAAGAATTGCAATAGCTAGAGCTATATTGAAGAATCCAGAGGTGTTGCTTTTGGATGAAGCAACAAGTGCACTTGATAGTCAATCTGAGAAATTAGTCCAAGATGCTTTAGAAAGGGTTATGGTTGGAAGGACAAGTGTGGTTGTAGCACATAGGTTGAGTACTATACAAAATTGCGATTTGATTGCTGTTTTAGACAAGGGAAGTGTTGTTGAGAAAGGAACACATTCATCTTTGTTGTCTAAAGGGCCAAGTGGAGCTTATTACTCTTTGGTAAGTCTACAAAGAAGACCAACCAACATTACTATTGATTCTTCACATGAAATCAACTAA